The following coding sequences lie in one Sorex araneus isolate mSorAra2 chromosome 4, mSorAra2.pri, whole genome shotgun sequence genomic window:
- the LYZL4 gene encoding lysozyme-like protein 4: MKVPLALSLISYLVVPSGAAVLGRCIVAKKLLRGGLDYFEGYSLQNWVCLAYFESKFNPTAIYDNVRGDFMGFGLFQMRNNDWCDHGRNLCHVSCYALLNPNLKKTIECAKKIVRGKDGMGAWPSWTMNCQNSDTLDRWLDGCHLKRHSKQVLMASTVIALH, from the exons ATGAAGGTCCCCCTGGCGCTCTCCCTCATTAGCTACCTGGTGGTTCCAAGTGGCGCTGCTGTCTTGGGGCGCTGCATCGTGGCTAAGAAGCTCCTCCGAGGAGGCTTGGATTACTTTGAGGGCTATAGCCTTCAAAACT GGGTGTGCCTGGCCTACTTTGAGAGCAAGTTCAACCCTACAGCGATCTACGACAACGTGCGTGGTGACTTCATGGGCTTTGGCCTCTTTCAGATGCGCAACAATGACTGGTGTGACCACGGCAGGAACCTCTGCCACGTTTCATGTTATG ccttaCTGAATCCAAATTTAAAGAAGACAATTGAATGTGCCAAGAAAATAGTAAGAGGAAAAGATGGGATGGGAGCCTG GCCCTCCTGGACCATGAACTGCCAGAACTCAGACACCTTGGACCGGTGGTTGGATGGGTGCCATCTGAAGAGGCACTCCAAGCAAGTGCTCATGGCATCTACCGTTATCGCCCTTCACTGA